From a single Staphylococcus epidermidis genomic region:
- a CDS encoding glycine--tRNA ligase, whose translation MVKNMDTIVQLAKHRGFVFPGSDIYGGLSNTWDYGPLGVELKNNIKKAWWQKFITQSPYNVGIDAAILMNPKTWEASGHLGNFNDPMIDNKDSKIRYRADKLIEDYMQNEKGDENFIADGLSFDEMKKIIDDEGIVCPVSKTANWTDIRQFNLMFKTFQGVTEDSTNELFLRPETAQGIFVNYKNVQRSMRKKLPFGIGQIGKSFRNEITPGNFIFRTREFEQMELEFFCKPGEEIEWQNYWKTFASEWLTDLNISEDNMRLRDHDEDELSHYSNATTDIEYKFPFGWGELWGIASRTDYDLRQHSEHSGEDFKYHDPETNEKYIPYCIEPSLGADRVTLAFLCDAYAEEGVEGSKDARTVMHFHPALAPYKAAVLPLSKKLSSEAIKIFEQLSSSFAIDFDESQSIGKRYRRQDEIGTPYCITFDFDSLEDNQVTVRDRDSMEQVRMPISELETFLAEKVKF comes from the coding sequence ATGGTTAAAAATATGGATACAATTGTACAACTTGCGAAGCATAGAGGATTTGTATTCCCTGGTAGTGATATTTATGGTGGATTATCGAATACATGGGATTATGGTCCGTTAGGTGTTGAATTAAAAAATAATATTAAAAAAGCTTGGTGGCAAAAATTTATTACGCAATCACCTTACAATGTGGGTATTGATGCTGCGATTCTTATGAATCCAAAAACATGGGAAGCATCAGGACATTTAGGAAATTTTAATGATCCTATGATTGATAATAAGGACAGTAAAATTCGTTATCGTGCAGATAAATTAATCGAAGATTATATGCAAAATGAAAAAGGTGACGAAAACTTTATAGCAGATGGCTTAAGTTTTGATGAGATGAAAAAAATTATAGATGATGAAGGAATTGTTTGTCCGGTCAGTAAGACTGCAAACTGGACCGATATCCGTCAATTTAATCTTATGTTCAAGACTTTCCAAGGTGTTACTGAAGATTCTACTAATGAATTATTTTTACGACCTGAAACAGCTCAAGGTATTTTTGTGAACTATAAAAATGTTCAACGTTCTATGCGTAAAAAATTACCTTTTGGTATTGGTCAAATTGGTAAATCATTCCGTAATGAAATCACACCAGGAAACTTTATTTTCAGAACAAGAGAATTCGAACAAATGGAACTTGAATTCTTCTGTAAACCTGGCGAAGAAATTGAGTGGCAAAATTATTGGAAAACTTTTGCAAGTGAATGGTTAACAGATTTAAACATCTCAGAAGACAATATGCGCCTTAGAGATCATGATGAAGATGAATTATCACACTATTCCAATGCTACTACTGATATTGAATATAAATTCCCATTTGGTTGGGGTGAATTATGGGGTATTGCGAGTCGTACAGACTATGATTTAAGACAACATAGTGAACATTCAGGTGAAGATTTTAAATATCACGATCCTGAAACAAACGAAAAATACATTCCTTATTGTATTGAACCATCTCTTGGTGCAGATCGTGTGACTTTAGCATTTTTATGTGACGCGTATGCTGAAGAAGGTGTTGAAGGTAGTAAAGATGCACGTACAGTTATGCACTTCCACCCTGCTTTAGCACCATATAAAGCGGCAGTATTACCATTAAGTAAAAAATTATCAAGTGAAGCTATTAAAATTTTTGAACAACTAAGCTCTAGCTTTGCAATAGACTTTGATGAATCACAATCTATTGGTAAACGTTATCGTCGTCAAGATGAAATAGGTACACCATATTGTATTACTTTTGATTTTGATTCATTAGAGGACAACCAAGTAACAGTGCGTGACAGAGATAGTATGGAACAAGTACGTATGCCAATATCAGAACTTGAAACATTTTTAGCTGAGAAAGTTAAATTTTAG
- a CDS encoding helix-turn-helix transcriptional regulator — MELSQRQEQIIEIVKSEGPITGEHIAEKINLTRATLRPDLAILTMSGFIEARPRVGYFYSGKSKNKIINEKLRKYVVKDYMSHPVVIKENMTVYDAICTIFLEDVSTLFITNENNDFVGVCSRKDLLRASMIGEDIHTMPISVNMTRMPHVSYLKEQELVIYAANQMIDKEIDSLPIVRPKENDKFEVIGRISKTTITKLFVSLFKE, encoded by the coding sequence ATAGAATTAAGTCAAAGACAAGAACAAATAATAGAGATTGTTAAATCGGAAGGACCTATCACGGGCGAGCATATAGCTGAAAAAATCAATTTAACTCGTGCTACATTACGTCCTGACTTGGCTATACTCACGATGTCTGGTTTTATAGAGGCACGTCCTCGAGTAGGTTATTTCTATTCTGGTAAATCTAAAAATAAAATCATAAACGAAAAATTACGAAAATATGTTGTAAAAGATTATATGTCGCATCCTGTTGTCATAAAAGAAAACATGACTGTTTATGATGCTATATGTACCATCTTTTTAGAAGATGTCAGTACATTATTTATTACAAATGAGAATAACGATTTTGTAGGAGTATGTTCTAGGAAAGACTTACTTCGTGCCTCAATGATTGGTGAGGACATACATACAATGCCTATCAGTGTAAATATGACTAGAATGCCTCATGTTTCATATTTAAAAGAACAGGAACTCGTTATTTATGCTGCAAATCAAATGATTGATAAAGAGATAGATTCATTACCAATTGTTAGACCTAAAGAAAACGACAAATTTGAAGTAATAGGTCGCATCTCTAAAACAACAATCACTAAATTATTCGTTTCATTATTTAAAGAATAG
- a CDS encoding pyruvate, water dikinase regulatory protein has product MDNIKIIVASDSIGETAELVARAGVSQFNPKQCKHEFLRYPYIESFENVDEVIQVAKDTNAIIVYTLIKPEIKKYMISKVNEHALKSVDIMGPLMELLSNSIEETPYYEPGMVHRLDDAYFKKIDAIEFAVKYDDGKDPKGLPKADIVLLGISRTSKTPLSQYLAHKSYKVMNIPIVPEVTPPDGLFNVDPSKCIALKISEEKLNRIRKERLKQLGLGDKARYATEARIQEELDYFEKLVDKIGCPVIDVSDKAIEETANDIIHFIEQNKSK; this is encoded by the coding sequence ATGGATAATATAAAGATAATTGTTGCCTCTGATTCAATTGGTGAAACTGCGGAACTCGTTGCAAGAGCAGGCGTTTCACAATTCAACCCTAAACAATGTAAGCATGAATTCCTTCGATATCCATATATCGAATCATTTGAAAATGTTGATGAAGTGATTCAGGTTGCTAAAGATACGAATGCAATCATTGTTTATACATTAATAAAACCCGAAATTAAAAAGTATATGATATCAAAAGTCAATGAACATGCATTGAAATCTGTTGACATCATGGGTCCACTAATGGAATTGTTATCGAATTCTATTGAAGAAACACCTTATTATGAACCAGGAATGGTTCACCGATTGGACGATGCTTATTTTAAAAAGATTGATGCAATCGAATTTGCTGTTAAATACGATGACGGAAAAGATCCTAAAGGATTGCCGAAAGCAGATATTGTGTTACTTGGCATTTCAAGAACATCAAAAACACCTTTATCTCAATATTTAGCACATAAAAGCTATAAAGTAATGAATATTCCAATAGTACCTGAAGTGACTCCACCAGACGGTTTATTTAATGTTGATCCATCAAAATGTATTGCGTTAAAAATTAGTGAAGAAAAATTAAATCGTATACGTAAAGAGAGATTAAAACAATTAGGATTAGGTGACAAAGCTAGATATGCAACTGAAGCAAGAATTCAGGAAGAATTAGATTACTTTGAAAAGTTAGTCGATAAGATTGGTTGTCCTGTTATTGACGTTTCAGATAAAGCCATTGAAGAAACAGCAAATGATATTATTCATTTTATCGAACAAAATAAATCGAAATGA